One window of the Thermodesulfomicrobium sp. WS genome contains the following:
- a CDS encoding glycosyltransferase family 9 protein, translating into MKLLIQLLKKCRKRLFTGLDKVASSLACSRPKSGVALIRLDAIGDFIICLDSAKEFRRIYPEQRITLIANAAWAEMAQVLPYWDEVWPVDVKAFVWNLFYRFFLIHKVSKANFEIAIQPTFSRVFLIGDSIVRVSRANHRIGSIGDLSNIDVQDKRISDRWYTRLLPANKEPLMELDRNAEFIRHLSGRAFSASLPRWNYQAVLRSELQPRKPYFILFPGASWKGRMWPTRHFVQVAQSLCVQFGWQVVLCGAKNEWTVCQNILDGISGWGLNLAGRTNLIELADLIRDARLLIANETSAVHIAAAVSTPAVCILGGGHYGRFMPYPEQLDGIKPVVAARLMSCFGCNWRCTQPHDAGGPVPCISAVSVEQVLDCARKALDMATCVPAH; encoded by the coding sequence GTGAAGTTACTAATCCAATTATTGAAAAAATGCCGAAAACGCCTGTTCACCGGCCTGGACAAGGTAGCATCCTCTCTGGCTTGTAGCCGTCCAAAGTCTGGGGTCGCTCTCATTCGATTGGATGCGATCGGCGATTTTATTATTTGCCTAGACAGCGCTAAAGAATTTCGTCGAATTTATCCTGAGCAAAGGATCACGTTGATTGCCAATGCAGCCTGGGCAGAAATGGCGCAAGTTCTACCCTATTGGGATGAGGTATGGCCTGTTGATGTAAAGGCGTTTGTGTGGAATCTGTTTTATCGGTTTTTCCTCATTCATAAAGTGAGTAAGGCAAACTTTGAGATTGCCATCCAACCTACGTTCTCGAGAGTTTTCTTAATAGGGGATAGCATCGTTCGGGTAAGTCGGGCGAATCATCGGATTGGCTCCATTGGTGATCTCTCAAATATTGACGTCCAAGACAAAAGAATAAGTGATCGCTGGTACACCAGATTGCTTCCCGCAAATAAAGAACCGCTGATGGAGTTAGATAGAAATGCCGAATTCATCAGACATTTGTCGGGTCGGGCGTTTAGTGCCAGTTTGCCGCGTTGGAATTACCAGGCGGTCCTGCGTAGCGAACTCCAGCCTAGAAAACCGTATTTCATTTTGTTTCCCGGTGCATCATGGAAGGGCAGAATGTGGCCAACAAGGCACTTTGTTCAAGTTGCTCAATCGCTGTGCGTTCAGTTTGGTTGGCAAGTCGTTTTGTGTGGGGCTAAAAACGAATGGACAGTTTGCCAGAATATTTTGGATGGGATCTCTGGATGGGGGCTTAACCTGGCTGGTCGGACAAACTTAATCGAACTGGCTGATTTGATTCGTGACGCTCGATTGTTAATCGCCAATGAAACTTCCGCTGTACACATTGCAGCCGCAGTTTCTACGCCAGCGGTATGTATTCTGGGCGGTGGGCATTATGGACGATTTATGCCCTATCCTGAGCAACTAGATGGTATCAAGCCCGTTGTTGCGGCTCGGTTGATGTCATGCTTTGGCTGCAATTGGCGCTGCACACAGCCCCACGATGCTGGTGGCCCAGTGCCGTGTATTAGCGCTGTGAGTGTCGAACAAGTACTGGACTGTGCACGCAAAGCCTTGGATATGGCAACTTGCGTGCCTGCGCACTAG
- a CDS encoding class I SAM-dependent methyltransferase: MEQNDYFAWRNVTPSMYENYRLPVYLSSTLASFDKGAAILDFGCGFGQLLIALKEAGYENVEGADINPAAIAHLRSRSIVVHDLSVETVFYEASKSKYDLVIMSHILEHFPKKDIISLLKKIRDLLKPQGWVIIMVPNAQSNTGCYWAYEDFTHETLFTAGSLYYVLRAAGYTSVEFLDVDCTLGVKPLVRVARKILLSIYRFNYAFWNKVTGSAFHAPTPQIFSYEIKVIARK, from the coding sequence ATGGAACAAAACGACTACTTCGCTTGGCGAAATGTAACCCCGTCAATGTATGAAAATTACAGACTTCCTGTTTATTTGAGCTCTACACTGGCATCATTCGATAAGGGTGCGGCAATCCTTGATTTTGGCTGTGGATTCGGTCAATTGCTTATCGCCTTAAAAGAGGCCGGGTACGAAAATGTCGAGGGAGCGGATATCAATCCAGCAGCGATCGCTCATTTACGCAGTCGTTCCATCGTTGTACATGATCTATCCGTAGAAACGGTCTTTTACGAAGCTAGTAAGAGCAAGTACGACTTGGTGATCATGAGCCATATACTTGAACACTTCCCGAAGAAGGATATTATTTCTCTGCTAAAAAAGATACGTGACCTGCTGAAACCCCAGGGATGGGTAATCATTATGGTGCCGAATGCACAGTCAAACACAGGGTGTTATTGGGCATACGAAGACTTTACGCATGAGACACTGTTTACTGCTGGCAGCCTTTACTATGTGCTGCGTGCTGCGGGATATACCAGTGTCGAATTTCTTGATGTGGATTGCACGTTAGGTGTGAAACCACTGGTCCGAGTCGCGAGAAAGATTTTGTTGAGTATCTATCGTTTCAACTACGCATTCTGGAATAAGGTGACTGGAAGCGCCTTCCACGCGCCGACTCCGCAGATATTCTCCTATGAGATAAAAGTGATAGCTCGTAAATAA
- a CDS encoding class I SAM-dependent methyltransferase, with product MRCPVCEGEMKFSFTATVLSKYQASYEVCDNCGFLCARDPNWLDEAYTSAIAAADTGLVMRNLSIASKLAGVLYWVLQERGTGRYLDAAGGYGMLTRLMRDLGFDFYWADKYCDNLLARGFEYSPVLGPCTAVTAIEVMEHLTDPAAFIEETLAFSGAQTLIFTTELYEGAPPKPDEWWYYAFETGQHIGFFQRRTLKILGRHLGLHFASANGLHVLSRKLINATLLKCATSRWASRIAPWWIRRRLGSKTMDDHRLMLRRSQSCPT from the coding sequence ATGCGTTGTCCTGTTTGTGAAGGGGAGATGAAATTCAGTTTCACCGCGACGGTGCTGTCCAAATATCAAGCTAGCTACGAAGTCTGCGACAACTGTGGCTTCCTGTGTGCCCGCGACCCAAATTGGCTAGACGAAGCCTATACCTCTGCCATCGCTGCTGCTGACACCGGGCTGGTCATGAGAAACCTTTCTATCGCCTCCAAATTGGCCGGGGTGCTGTATTGGGTGCTGCAGGAACGTGGCACGGGCCGTTACTTGGATGCCGCGGGTGGCTACGGTATGCTGACCCGCCTCATGCGCGACTTAGGTTTCGACTTTTACTGGGCCGACAAATACTGCGACAACCTGCTGGCTCGCGGCTTCGAGTATAGTCCGGTGCTGGGGCCATGTACCGCGGTTACTGCGATAGAAGTAATGGAGCATTTGACCGATCCGGCTGCATTCATTGAAGAAACGCTAGCGTTTTCTGGTGCACAAACGTTGATTTTCACAACCGAGCTTTACGAGGGCGCACCGCCAAAGCCGGATGAGTGGTGGTACTATGCATTCGAAACGGGCCAGCATATCGGTTTTTTTCAGCGGCGCACGCTTAAAATATTAGGGCGGCATTTGGGTCTTCATTTCGCCAGCGCAAATGGCCTTCATGTGCTTTCCAGAAAGTTGATTAATGCAACTTTATTGAAGTGCGCCACCAGTCGCTGGGCATCGCGTATTGCGCCTTGGTGGATTCGTCGCCGTCTCGGTTCGAAAACGATGGACGATCATCGCCTGATGCTGCGTCGCAGTCAAAGTTGCCCAACGTAA
- a CDS encoding glycosyltransferase — protein sequence MENVKKLILKKIKEIIVSYNNNRIVKNYWERAHKKNALLSYILAPFKKNKHPFLHTNFFEAQCWSKILDDLGFNVDIIDYRCTKKIDLAKYDLICGFGDVFQRVFELSGNRRIRTIYYGTGMHVCHQNNISLKRVKDVYLKKGVWLGKSARFVEKTWTHQTVLVDGIIALGNEVCANSYRKYYDGIVHALPAPFYETQDGENIIRNRKDSSRRHYLWFGSSGLIHKGLDLCLDYFSRNQDIILHVCGPIGNEKEFVDAYKKELFESPNVRVHGFIDITNKEFHDILSLCSFVIFPSCSEGGAPSVLTAVGNGGLIPIITKETTIKTGYEIWIEGFDYESVDKAIKHSMLLSTNKIKELQYNNLQFVKTNHSQDLYYRRLKECIQNILDSN from the coding sequence ATGGAAAACGTTAAAAAATTGATCCTTAAAAAAATAAAAGAAATTATTGTGAGTTACAACAATAATCGAATTGTGAAGAATTACTGGGAAAGGGCGCACAAAAAAAATGCGTTATTGTCCTATATCTTAGCGCCGTTTAAGAAAAACAAACACCCTTTTTTGCACACAAATTTTTTTGAAGCTCAATGTTGGTCAAAAATTCTTGACGATCTTGGATTTAATGTAGATATTATAGATTATAGATGCACAAAAAAAATTGATTTAGCTAAATATGATTTGATATGTGGTTTCGGAGATGTTTTTCAGAGGGTGTTTGAATTAAGTGGTAATAGAAGGATTCGAACCATATATTATGGGACGGGAATGCATGTTTGCCATCAAAATAACATTTCATTAAAGCGCGTAAAGGATGTCTATTTAAAAAAAGGGGTGTGGCTTGGAAAGTCGGCTAGGTTTGTGGAAAAGACTTGGACTCATCAAACAGTTCTGGTTGATGGAATAATAGCGCTTGGCAATGAAGTATGTGCAAATAGCTATAGAAAATATTACGATGGTATAGTCCATGCGCTTCCAGCTCCTTTTTACGAAACACAAGATGGGGAAAATATAATAAGAAACAGGAAAGATTCTTCGAGGCGGCACTATTTATGGTTTGGGAGTTCGGGTTTAATTCACAAAGGTTTAGATCTTTGTCTCGACTATTTTTCTCGAAATCAAGATATTATTCTTCACGTATGTGGCCCGATCGGAAATGAGAAGGAGTTTGTAGATGCGTATAAAAAAGAGCTTTTTGAGTCGCCTAATGTAAGAGTCCATGGATTTATTGATATAACAAATAAAGAGTTTCATGATATTCTATCGTTATGTTCGTTTGTCATTTTTCCTTCATGCTCTGAGGGGGGGGCGCCATCTGTATTGACTGCTGTGGGGAACGGGGGTCTGATTCCTATCATTACTAAAGAAACAACTATAAAAACAGGTTACGAAATTTGGATTGAGGGCTTTGATTACGAAAGTGTTGATAAGGCAATCAAACATTCTATGCTTTTGTCGACTAATAAAATTAAGGAATTGCAATATAATAATCTGCAATTTGTAAAAACAAATCATTCGCAAGATTTATATTATAGAAGATTAAAAGAGTGTATTCAAAATATTTTGGATAGCAACTAA
- a CDS encoding flippase codes for MRGDGLLPHQRQMPRNLLCKGFLRLRYRFLSLSSYVSRFTSHPDFRRYAVNTNWLFAEKVLRMILGFFVGVLVARYLGPERYGLFSYAQSFVALFTPIASLGLDNIVVRELVKEESRRDELLGTAFWLKIIGAVTLLILLSIAVNLTSNDTDTNTLVFIIALGTIFQSFNVIDMYFQSKVMGKYITYANAVALMISSATKVSLILFEAPLIAFVWTVVFDGFLLAIGYVWFYTCNYVKLSIRNWRFNLNTARAILKDALPLMLGGFSFVVFSNIDSVMIKEIIGDFGVGVYNSAYRLVTLWYFLPGLVLYSLMPWLVKKHQNLKLFYDALLFVSTLLVWLAIAIFFIYVSLGEVIIQMVYSERYADAAQLVSSMAAVNLLIFFNSVWNYWMIIENKAKRIMLFHWCVALLNIIFNYFLIHKFGVAGAIYALLSSLLIVYCIFGFRDKRMLKLILDSLSLKILWKTLKN; via the coding sequence ATGCGTGGTGACGGACTGCTGCCCCATCAGCGACAGATGCCAAGAAACTTGCTGTGTAAGGGTTTTCTGCGTCTCAGATATCGTTTCTTAAGTTTGTCTTCTTATGTCTCGCGATTTACATCCCATCCAGATTTCCGCCGCTATGCTGTTAATACCAACTGGCTTTTTGCAGAAAAAGTTCTTCGAATGATATTAGGGTTTTTTGTAGGGGTTTTGGTGGCTCGATATCTTGGTCCTGAGCGGTATGGGTTATTCAGCTATGCACAAAGTTTTGTAGCGCTTTTTACGCCAATTGCCTCTCTTGGTCTTGACAATATCGTTGTTCGTGAGCTTGTCAAAGAAGAGAGCAGACGAGACGAGCTTCTCGGTACGGCGTTTTGGCTCAAAATCATCGGAGCTGTTACTCTGCTAATCTTGCTTTCTATAGCGGTGAACTTAACTTCAAATGACACAGACACAAACACTTTGGTTTTTATTATCGCATTGGGCACAATATTTCAAAGTTTTAATGTTATTGATATGTACTTTCAGAGTAAGGTGATGGGAAAATACATCACATACGCAAATGCAGTCGCGCTTATGATCTCAAGCGCTACAAAAGTATCGCTTATACTTTTTGAAGCGCCTTTAATAGCTTTTGTATGGACCGTGGTGTTTGATGGTTTTTTGTTGGCAATAGGGTACGTTTGGTTTTATACATGCAACTATGTAAAACTAAGTATCCGAAATTGGAGATTTAATCTGAATACGGCTAGAGCAATTTTGAAAGACGCATTGCCTTTAATGCTCGGGGGTTTCTCGTTCGTCGTATTTTCAAACATCGATAGTGTAATGATTAAGGAAATAATAGGCGATTTTGGTGTTGGTGTCTACAATTCAGCTTATCGTCTGGTGACGTTGTGGTATTTTTTGCCAGGATTGGTTTTATATTCTTTGATGCCTTGGTTGGTAAAAAAACACCAAAACTTGAAATTATTTTACGACGCTCTTCTTTTTGTATCAACTCTATTAGTTTGGCTTGCAATAGCAATTTTTTTTATATACGTAAGTCTCGGTGAAGTCATAATCCAAATGGTGTATAGCGAAAGGTATGCAGACGCTGCTCAATTAGTGAGTTCAATGGCAGCAGTCAATTTGCTTATTTTTTTTAATTCCGTTTGGAATTATTGGATGATAATAGAAAACAAAGCTAAACGAATCATGTTATTTCATTGGTGTGTGGCATTATTAAATATAATTTTTAATTATTTTCTAATACATAAATTTGGAGTGGCTGGAGCGATTTATGCGTTATTGAGTTCCTTGTTGATTGTATATTGCATATTTGGTTTTCGCGACAAAAGAATGCTGAAATTAATTCTTGATTCATTGTCTTTAAAAATTCTATGGAAAACGTTAAAAAATTGA
- a CDS encoding GDP-L-fucose synthase — MPIDARIYVAGHRGLVGSALMRQLTARGYTNLLTRTHAELDLTRQADVEAFFAAERPEYVFLAAAKVGGIYANNTYPAEFIHQNLAIQTNVIHAAWQYGVKRLLFLGSSCIYPRDCPQPIKEEYLLTGLLEPTNRPYAVAKIAGIEMCWAYNRQYGTRFLAVMPTNLYGPGDNYDLMNSHVIPAMLRKFHLAKLAMEKNWPAIEADERRHGPIPEDIKPDLYATCFEGRPPRVVLWGTGTPRREFLYNDDMADACIYLMNLPDDQFDQLLRPAPSLEPCTLPLAPLVNIGTGTDITIRELAELVRQVVGYEGEIVFDASKPDGTPRKVLDVSRITAMGWQAKHDLAAGLVKAYKNAW, encoded by the coding sequence ATGCCCATTGACGCGCGTATCTATGTGGCCGGCCACCGCGGACTGGTGGGCTCCGCCCTCATGCGCCAGCTCACAGCGCGGGGCTATACGAACCTGCTCACCCGCACCCACGCGGAACTTGACCTCACCCGCCAGGCGGACGTGGAAGCCTTCTTCGCCGCCGAGCGGCCGGAATATGTCTTCTTAGCCGCGGCGAAAGTGGGGGGCATTTACGCCAACAACACGTATCCGGCGGAGTTCATCCACCAGAACCTAGCCATCCAGACCAACGTCATCCACGCTGCCTGGCAATATGGCGTCAAGCGTCTGCTGTTCCTGGGCTCCTCCTGCATCTACCCGCGCGACTGCCCGCAACCGATCAAGGAGGAATACCTTCTCACCGGGCTGCTGGAGCCTACCAACCGGCCCTACGCCGTGGCCAAGATTGCCGGCATCGAAATGTGCTGGGCCTACAACCGGCAGTATGGGACGCGTTTCCTTGCCGTCATGCCCACCAACCTCTACGGCCCGGGCGACAACTACGACCTCATGAACAGCCACGTCATCCCGGCCATGCTGCGCAAATTCCACCTGGCCAAACTCGCCATGGAAAAAAACTGGCCGGCCATCGAAGCCGATGAGCGTCGCCACGGTCCTATTCCGGAAGACATCAAGCCCGACCTCTATGCTACTTGTTTCGAAGGCAGACCACCACGGGTTGTGCTTTGGGGAACTGGAACCCCCCGGCGCGAATTCCTCTACAACGACGACATGGCCGACGCCTGCATCTACCTCATGAATCTACCAGACGACCAATTCGACCAACTCCTCAGGCCCGCCCCCTCCCTAGAACCTTGTACTTTGCCCCTTGCCCCTTTGGTAAACATCGGTACTGGCACGGACATCACCATCCGCGAACTTGCCGAACTCGTGCGCCAGGTGGTGGGCTATGAGGGGGAAATCGTGTTCGACGCAAGCAAGCCCGATGGCACGCCAAGGAAGGTGCTGGATGTTTCGCGGATCACTGCGATGGGCTGGCAGGCGAAACACGATTTAGCGGCTGGCCTTGTCAAGGCTTATAAAAATGCGTGGTGA
- the gmd gene encoding GDP-mannose 4,6-dehydratase yields the protein MEGRHSVKKALITGITGQDGAYLAEFLLAKGYEVHGIKRRTSLFNTQRIDHLYRDPHEPGVRFFLHHGDMTDSSSLMHIIQKVQPDEIYNLAAQSHVAVSFEEPEYTANADALGTLRILEAIRTLGLTNKTRFYQASTSELFGKVQEIPQRETTPFYPRSPYAAAKLYAYWITVNYREAYGIYACNGILFNHESPIRGETFVTRKITRALARIKLGLQDCLYLGNLDAKRDWGHARDYVEAMWLMLQQPQPEDFVIATGVQYSVRDFVNAAAQELGIEIRWEGKGVEEKGIDPQGRCIVAVDPRYFRPTEVETLLGDARKAREKLGWHPRVTFNELVREMVQADLKEAQREQLMRAHGHTVPNRQE from the coding sequence ATGGAAGGAAGACATAGCGTGAAAAAAGCGCTCATTACCGGCATCACCGGCCAGGATGGCGCCTACCTCGCCGAATTCCTGCTCGCCAAAGGGTATGAAGTCCACGGCATCAAGCGCCGCACCAGCCTCTTCAACACCCAGCGCATCGACCACCTCTACCGCGACCCGCACGAGCCGGGTGTGCGCTTTTTCCTGCACCACGGCGACATGACGGATTCCTCCAGCCTCATGCACATCATCCAGAAGGTACAGCCGGACGAAATCTACAACCTTGCCGCGCAAAGCCATGTAGCCGTCTCCTTCGAGGAGCCGGAATACACCGCCAACGCCGACGCCCTGGGCACGCTGCGCATCCTGGAGGCCATCCGCACCCTGGGGCTGACAAACAAGACACGCTTCTACCAGGCTTCCACCTCGGAGCTCTTCGGCAAGGTGCAGGAAATCCCTCAGCGCGAGACCACGCCCTTCTACCCGCGTAGTCCCTACGCCGCCGCCAAGCTCTACGCCTACTGGATCACCGTCAATTACCGTGAAGCCTACGGAATCTACGCGTGTAACGGTATCCTCTTCAACCACGAATCGCCCATCCGCGGCGAAACCTTCGTCACGCGCAAGATCACCCGGGCGCTGGCACGCATCAAACTCGGGCTGCAGGACTGCCTCTACCTGGGCAACCTCGACGCCAAACGGGACTGGGGGCATGCCCGGGATTACGTTGAAGCCATGTGGCTCATGTTGCAGCAGCCGCAGCCGGAAGACTTCGTCATCGCCACCGGGGTGCAATACAGCGTGCGGGACTTCGTCAACGCCGCCGCGCAAGAACTGGGTATTGAAATCCGTTGGGAAGGCAAGGGTGTGGAGGAAAAAGGCATTGACCCCCAAGGCCGCTGCATCGTCGCCGTGGATCCGCGCTACTTCCGCCCCACCGAGGTCGAAACATTGCTGGGTGATGCCAGGAAGGCGCGGGAAAAACTCGGATGGCACCCGCGCGTGACATTCAACGAGTTGGTCAGGGAAATGGTGCAGGCGGACCTGAAAGAGGCACAGCGTGAGCAGCTCATGCGCGCCCATGGCCACACGGTGCCAAACCGCCAGGAGTGA
- a CDS encoding mannose-1-phosphate guanylyltransferase/mannose-6-phosphate isomerase, which yields MGVQQFPAPETGFGYIEAGDSLPVHDGAGKVVLRFVEKPDASRAAEYLAAGRYYWNAGMFCFTAEALLTAMETTCPELLAAARTVWAQSEKTANPVELPKTPFRELPDISIDYALMEKAANVAVVPCDLGWSDIGSWNALAILAQADEAGNRSIGETVLLDCHNIFVQSEAHLVAAVGVEDLIIVDTPDATLVAHKKKAQEVKRIVQYLKYRNHHVYRVHRTVFRPWGSYTVLEEGPRFKIKRIEVKPDASLSLQLHHHRSEHWVVVTGMAKVINGTQEFFVMPNESTYIPAGQLHRLMNPGTIPLIMIEVQCGEYLGEDDIVRIEDQYGRKT from the coding sequence GTGGGTGTCCAACAGTTCCCCGCGCCAGAAACCGGCTTTGGCTACATCGAAGCGGGCGATTCCCTCCCCGTGCATGACGGCGCTGGTAAGGTGGTGCTACGCTTCGTTGAAAAGCCGGACGCTTCCCGCGCCGCCGAATACCTCGCCGCTGGCCGTTACTACTGGAATGCCGGCATGTTCTGCTTTACCGCGGAAGCGCTGCTTACCGCGATGGAAACGACATGTCCGGAACTTCTTGCCGCTGCGCGTACCGTTTGGGCGCAGAGCGAAAAAACGGCAAACCCGGTTGAACTCCCGAAAACGCCGTTTAGAGAATTGCCTGACATCTCCATCGACTATGCTCTGATGGAAAAGGCTGCAAACGTTGCGGTGGTTCCCTGTGACTTGGGTTGGAGCGATATCGGCTCCTGGAACGCATTGGCCATACTAGCGCAAGCCGACGAGGCGGGCAACCGCAGCATCGGAGAGACGGTGCTTTTGGACTGCCACAATATCTTCGTCCAAAGCGAAGCGCATCTCGTCGCTGCCGTGGGCGTTGAAGACCTCATCATTGTCGATACCCCAGATGCCACGCTCGTTGCACACAAGAAAAAAGCTCAGGAAGTGAAACGGATTGTTCAATACCTCAAGTATCGTAACCACCACGTGTACCGCGTCCATCGTACCGTTTTCCGTCCGTGGGGGAGCTATACCGTGCTTGAGGAAGGGCCGCGCTTCAAAATCAAACGCATCGAGGTCAAACCGGATGCTAGCCTCAGCCTGCAATTACACCACCACCGCTCGGAACACTGGGTTGTCGTCACGGGTATGGCAAAAGTCATCAATGGCACGCAAGAATTCTTCGTAATGCCAAACGAATCGACCTATATTCCTGCCGGGCAATTGCACCGTCTTATGAACCCCGGTACAATCCCGCTGATCATGATCGAAGTGCAATGTGGCGAATATCTTGGTGAAGACGATATCGTCCGTATCGAAGACCAATATGGAAGGAAGACATAG
- a CDS encoding ATP-binding protein: MPKLSDPEREPEVVMVRKKLPIGIQTFAKIRQENCYYVDKTPFVARLAEDGGYYFLSRPRRFGKSLFLDTLAEAFAANRALFTGLYLENHWDWEKRHPVVRISFASGQLQSRAELEARIWEQLHNTAAQLGVTSSKETIVGFFEDIIIGAAERFGERTVVLVDEYDKPILDNLTHPEIAAEMREGLRNLYSVLKGRDADLRFVFLTGVSKFSKVSLFSGLNNLRDITLSEEFSAICGYTEDDLDTVFAPEFAAAAAEGTPLPRQQVRDWYNGYRWGSETSVYNPFDVLLLFAEREFRAWWFETATPRFLVQWLARHHFYTPQLERLYASEQLLSAFDVEHIEPEALLWQTGYLTLTGVHDYDGVKEYQLGVPNREVRMALNEALQQAWLPSRPRQSLGEIFRILRAGDAAALHEHFQRLYTSIPTDWYRKSPIAQYEGYFASVFYSHLASLGLPMTAEDTSLQGRLDLMLRAGSTVWLFEFKVVDGDAPTGEALAQLIGRDYAAKYRAAPEVTQLLQVGVEFSASRRQIVGWEVA, encoded by the coding sequence ATGCCCAAGCTTTCCGACCCCGAACGCGAGCCTGAGGTGGTTATGGTGCGCAAGAAACTGCCCATCGGCATCCAGACCTTTGCCAAGATCCGCCAGGAAAACTGCTACTACGTGGACAAAACGCCGTTCGTGGCGCGTCTGGCCGAGGATGGCGGCTACTATTTCCTCTCCCGGCCCCGGCGCTTCGGCAAATCCCTGTTCCTGGACACCCTGGCCGAGGCCTTTGCAGCAAACCGCGCGCTCTTCACCGGCCTGTACCTGGAAAATCATTGGGATTGGGAGAAGCGCCATCCGGTGGTGCGCATCAGCTTTGCCTCCGGCCAACTCCAAAGCCGGGCGGAATTGGAGGCCCGTATCTGGGAGCAACTCCACAATACCGCGGCGCAGCTTGGGGTGACCTCTTCCAAGGAAACCATCGTCGGCTTTTTCGAGGACATCATCATCGGTGCGGCGGAACGCTTTGGAGAGCGGACCGTGGTCCTGGTGGACGAATACGACAAACCCATCCTCGATAACCTCACCCACCCGGAGATCGCCGCCGAGATGCGCGAGGGTCTGCGCAATCTCTACTCCGTACTCAAGGGCCGGGATGCGGATCTGCGCTTCGTGTTTTTGACCGGGGTCTCCAAATTCAGCAAGGTGAGCCTCTTTTCCGGGCTCAACAACCTGCGCGATATCACCCTTTCCGAAGAATTCAGCGCCATCTGCGGTTACACCGAAGACGACCTGGACACGGTCTTTGCCCCGGAATTCGCCGCGGCAGCGGCCGAAGGCACTCCACTTCCCCGCCAGCAGGTGCGCGACTGGTACAACGGCTACCGCTGGGGAAGCGAAACATCGGTGTATAACCCCTTCGATGTGCTGCTCCTTTTTGCCGAGCGCGAGTTCCGTGCCTGGTGGTTCGAGACCGCCACCCCGCGCTTTCTTGTGCAGTGGCTGGCCCGCCACCACTTCTATACCCCGCAGCTGGAGCGCCTCTACGCCAGCGAGCAGCTGCTCTCCGCCTTCGATGTGGAGCACATCGAGCCCGAGGCCCTGCTCTGGCAGACCGGGTACCTCACCCTCACCGGGGTGCACGACTATGACGGCGTGAAAGAGTACCAATTGGGCGTGCCCAACCGCGAAGTGCGCATGGCCCTCAACGAGGCGCTCCAGCAGGCATGGCTTCCCTCGCGCCCCCGCCAAAGCCTGGGCGAGATCTTCCGCATCCTGCGCGCCGGCGACGCAGCGGCCCTGCACGAGCACTTCCAGCGCCTCTATACCAGCATCCCGACGGACTGGTACCGCAAAAGCCCCATCGCCCAGTACGAAGGCTACTTCGCCAGCGTGTTCTACAGCCACCTGGCGAGCCTGGGGCTCCCCATGACCGCGGAGGACACCTCGCTGCAGGGCCGGCTGGACCTGATGCTACGCGCCGGATCTACCGTATGGCTCTTCGAGTTCAAGGTGGTGGACGGCGACGCCCCCACCGGAGAAGCCCTGGCGCAGCTCATAGGCCGCGACTATGCCGCCAAGTACCGGGCCGCACCGGAAGTCACTCAGCTCCTGCAAGTCGGCGTGGAATTCAGCGCAAGCCGACGCCAGATCGTGGGCTGGGAGGTGGCATGA
- the mraZ gene encoding division/cell wall cluster transcriptional repressor MraZ, giving the protein MFRGHALRTQDDKGRLMLPPEFRDEVLRVSPEGVVVLTNFDDCVAGYPLPEWEVIERSFAQLNMANRRFRDFHRFFLSGAVQVTLDKQGRLLIPPHLRSYAGLRRDIVLAGVGRKFEIWDQERFEAQRQAMQQDFDAVMDELAQNGFQLAL; this is encoded by the coding sequence GTGTTTCGTGGCCATGCCCTACGAACTCAGGACGACAAAGGTCGCCTCATGCTGCCGCCGGAATTCCGGGACGAGGTGCTGCGGGTGTCGCCGGAGGGCGTGGTGGTGCTCACCAATTTCGACGATTGCGTGGCCGGATACCCCCTGCCGGAGTGGGAGGTCATTGAGCGCAGTTTTGCCCAGCTCAACATGGCCAACCGCCGTTTCCGCGACTTCCATCGGTTTTTTCTCTCCGGCGCGGTGCAGGTGACCTTGGACAAACAGGGCCGCCTCCTCATCCCACCGCATTTGCGCTCCTATGCAGGACTGCGCCGCGACATCGTCCTGGCCGGCGTGGGGCGCAAATTCGAGATCTGGGATCAGGAGCGCTTCGAGGCCCAGCGCCAGGCCATGCAGCAGGATTTCGACGCCGTCATGGATGAGCTTGCCCAGAATGGATTTCAACTGGCCCTCTAG